Proteins found in one Pungitius pungitius unplaced genomic scaffold, fPunPun2.1 scaffold_99, whole genome shotgun sequence genomic segment:
- the pou3f1 gene encoding POU domain, class 3, transcription factor 1 — MATTAQYIPRNNSLPSNPLMHPDSDRMHQGTTYREVQKMMHHEYLQGLAATNTGHPMSLTHHQWLPTSNTDWSSGTHIGQQEHKASVQATREDLSSGFHHRSHLVHQQTQGGHHGSWAPATTHHLSPLSPASNGHQPLVYSQPGYTNLNAMLSPQPGALHHGMRDPLHDDSGSHDNQMDSPQQAFSHHQDHSDEDAPSSDDLEQFAKQFKQRRIKLGFTQADVGLALGTLYGNVFSQTTICRFEALQLSFKNMCKLKPLLNKWLEETDSNTGSPTNLDKIAAQGRKRKKRTSIEVGVKGALENHFLKCPKPSAHEISSLANTLQLEKEVVRVWFCNRRQKEKRMTPIGVPHPNMEDVYSQAETPPLHRSLQSPVQ, encoded by the coding sequence ATGGCGACAACAGCTCAGTATATTCCGAGGAATAACTCCTTACCGTCCAACCCGCTCATGCATCCGGATTCGGATAGGATGCATCAGGGGACGACCTACAGAGAGGTGCAGAAAATGATGCACCACGAGTACTTGCAAGGGCTCGCGGCGACCAACACGGGACACCCGATGAGCCTGACGCACCACCAGTGGCTGCCCACCTCCAACACCGACTGGTCCAGCGGCACCCACATCGGGCAGCAGGAGCACAAAGCCAGCGTGCAGGCGACCCGCGAGGACCTGAGCAGCGGCTTCCACCACAGATCTCACCTGGTGCACCAGCAGACGCAGGGCGGCCACCATGGCTCGTGGGCGCCCGCCACGACGCACCACTTGTCCCCGCTGTCGCCGGCGTCCAACGGCCACCAGCCCCTGGTGTACTCGCAGCCTGGATACACAAACCTCAACGCGATGCTGAGCCCGCAGCCCGGCGCACTGCACCACGGCATGCGAGACCCGCTCCACGACGACTCGGGCAGCCACGACAACCAGATGGATTCTCCCCAGCAGGCGTTCAGCCACCACCAGGACCACTCGGACGAGGACGCGCCCAGCTCCGACGACCTGGAGCAGTTCGCCAAGCAGTTCAAGCAGCGGCGGATCAAACTGGGCTTTACGCAGGCGGACGTGGGCTTGGCCTTGGGCACCCTGTACGGAAACGTCTTTTCTCAGACCACGATCTGCAGGTTCGAGGCGCTGCAGCTTAGCTTCAAGAACATGTGCAAACTTAAGCCGCTGCTAAACAAGTGGCTGGAGGAGACAGACTCGAACACGGGCAGTCCCACCAATTTGGACAAGATTGCCGCGCAGGGGAGGAAACGAAAGAAGAGGACCTCCATCGAAGTCGGGGTGAAAGGGGCGCTGGAGAATCATTTCTTAAAATGCCCAAAGCCGTCAGCTCATGAAATCAGCAGTTTGGCCAACACGCTGCAGTTGGAAAAAGAGGTTGTGCGCGTTTGGTTTTGCAacagaagacaaaaagagaaaagaatgacACCGATTGGGGTCCCTCACCCGAATATGGAGGACGTATATTCCCAAGCAGAGACCCCTCCTCTACACCGCTCACTACAGAGTCCTGTGCAGTGA